In Thermodesulfobacteriota bacterium, a single window of DNA contains:
- the ftsH gene encoding ATP-dependent zinc metalloprotease FtsH gives MNPFYRNLALWVLIIMAMFFLFNTFKAQNAETDEISFSEFIASVDSGKVRDVTIKGHEITGRYTESSGMQKKVFHTFAPEDPDLVKTLRTRGVQITAKPLDDNPWYMTLLVSWLPMLLLIGVWIFFMRQMQSGGGKAMSFGKSRAKLLTESTNKVTFADVAGIEEAKEELQEIIAFLRDPKKFTKLGGRIPKGVLLVGSPGTGKTLLARAIAGEAGVPFFSISGSDFVEMFVGVGAARVRDLFIQGKKSAPCLIFIDEIDAVGRHRGAGLGGGHDEREQTLNQLLVEMDGFESTEGLILIAATNRPDVLDPALMRPGRFDRQVVVPKPDVRGREQILGVHTRKIPLGDDVNLETLAKGTPGFTGADLANLCNEAALHAASSNLTKVSMACFEMAKDKVMMGRERRSMIIS, from the coding sequence TTGAACCCGTTCTATCGCAACCTCGCCCTCTGGGTCCTTATCATCATGGCGATGTTCTTCCTGTTCAACACGTTCAAGGCCCAGAACGCCGAGACCGACGAAATATCCTTCTCCGAGTTCATCGCCTCCGTGGATTCCGGGAAAGTCCGGGACGTCACCATCAAGGGGCATGAGATCACCGGGAGATACACCGAATCCTCCGGCATGCAGAAGAAGGTCTTCCACACGTTCGCGCCGGAAGATCCCGACCTGGTGAAGACGCTGCGGACGCGCGGCGTCCAGATCACGGCGAAACCGCTCGACGACAACCCGTGGTACATGACGCTCCTCGTCTCCTGGCTGCCGATGCTCCTCCTGATCGGCGTCTGGATCTTCTTCATGCGCCAGATGCAGTCGGGCGGCGGCAAGGCCATGTCCTTCGGGAAGAGCCGGGCGAAGCTGTTGACGGAGTCGACGAACAAGGTCACCTTCGCGGACGTGGCGGGGATCGAGGAGGCGAAGGAGGAGCTCCAGGAGATCATCGCCTTCCTTCGCGATCCGAAGAAGTTCACCAAGCTGGGCGGACGGATCCCGAAGGGGGTCCTGCTGGTCGGCTCGCCGGGGACCGGGAAAACGCTGCTGGCGCGGGCGATCGCGGGGGAGGCGGGCGTTCCGTTCTTCTCCATCAGCGGGTCCGACTTCGTGGAGATGTTCGTCGGGGTGGGCGCGGCCCGGGTGCGCGACCTGTTCATCCAGGGGAAGAAATCCGCGCCGTGCCTGATCTTCATCGACGAGATCGACGCGGTGGGGAGGCATCGCGGGGCGGGGCTCGGCGGCGGGCACGACGAGCGGGAGCAGACGCTGAACCAGCTCCTCGTCGAGATGGACGGGTTCGAATCGACCGAGGGGCTCATCCTCATCGCGGCCACGAACCGCCCCGACGTCCTCGACCCGGCCCTCATGCGTCCCGGCCGCTTCGACCGGCAGGTCGTGGTGCCGAAGCCCGACGTCCGCGGCAGGGAGCAGATCCTCGGCGTCCACACCCGGAAGATCCCGTTGGGGGACGACGTCAACCTCGAGACGCTGGCGAAAGGGACGCCCGGGTTCACCGGCGCCGACCTTGCGAATCTGTGCAACGAGGCCGCTCTTCACGCTGCGAGCTCAAACCTTACCAAGGTGTCCATGGCCTGCTTCGAGATGGCCAAGGACAAGGTGATGATGGGACGCGAGCGCCGGTCGATGATCATCTCCG